Sequence from the Anopheles bellator unplaced genomic scaffold, idAnoBellAS_SP24_06.2 scaffold00154_ctg1, whole genome shotgun sequence genome:
CCGGAGGAGTTGGTCCGTGCTGTGTTCCAGGAATTGGACCTGGGGAATTGCGCACTGTGCAACAGGACGCTCTTTCAAGTGTGCCCGTGGTGTGTACTTTTCAATGGCCTTATTTTTTACTGTCCCATGCGATTGGATGTCAATAATGTAAGTCTTCTTTGACTCTAACACTCAGGTAAATGGACTAATGAGTTTCTTTATTCACAACAGCGCCTCTGGCATGATCACTGTCTCGAGAAAGTCAACAGACGCAgatcaatttaaattgatctgctttttattccatttttgtAATTGGAACCCGGGATTAGGTCTCTGCACGCTGGAGAGAGTGCTATTGTTTTCGGCATCTGACATGAATTAAAAGTTGTAAAAGTTAGATATAAAAAAAGCATTACAAAATACGAcctgttttttgctttcaaataaatgaaaaggaataaagttaataaaaaatgtgGGTATATGATTATGTGAATTGTGTTGTTAATAACATATCTTCCTCAGTTCGTTTTGTTCCGTGTTCGCCCGTTCATCCCAAACAGTATCCTGTCTGCGGCTGCTTCAACGACCTTCGCTTTCCTCGTTTCCTCGTACGGCCATCCTATGTAGGCGCATTAGAGATCCCGGCGTGAAAGCCCGGGGGTGTGAAAGTGTGAATAATCCCACTTGTAAAACCATAATCATCATAAACACCTTAAAAttggtgtttgtttatgtttaagCTAGTTTAATACAGATGTTCTGTGAGTCCACGCGAAATATCCGTTGAAATAATGAATTAATTGATTGTtgaatttgattgattgttgattAATGGTAAGGATGCCGGGCCAGTGCCTGTGAGTATCGATGTAAATGTCGAAGAGTCACATAGTTTTTAAAGTGTTACACATCAATGACCTCAGCAAATGGCCTTGTTTttgcaatttcaatttattgcgCTGAAACCAAAGTGGCGAAAATGCTTATAGGAAGAAAAGGTGGCCTTGGATATTGCCTGTTCCCTGGCCTTGTATATTGCGTGATATTGAATCAGGCTGAATGTGCCAGATGCCCATCTCTTAATGCGATGTCAGATACGTGATAGTTATGATCAACCCAATTTTTTCGGCGACTGGCTGAGCATCTTCTGGGCGATCGGTGGTGACCTGAAATATATAATGATTCAACTTCTCTCGGTTGTGCACCAATATGTCAATTATTGGTCTTGGCTTGTCCGGATTAGCCACAAACAGCTGCAATGATAATGTCGGGAAGACTTACATAACAGAGTTTGCAAAGCTACCAGGTCCATAGATTATCCAGGGAAGCCTGGCATTTCTTACCTTCAAGACGTCGTACGCGTTGTGCGGTACGCAACGATGTTTCTCGCTTAGCATGTTTACAATTAGTTGGAGGTTGTCTGGATCGCTAATATATTTCCTCTTAATCTAATCACCCACAGAAACATATGTACAAGTAGAATGAATACTGCAAGCGCCCTTCAACAAGAGTAAAATTGTGTAAACTTACCGTTACGTTGTACCAATCGCCTAGCAGCGTGCTGAGCAGCGCAACACTTTCGCGTCGTATCATGTAGTTCTCCGAGCTAAGCAACTGTTTGTAATGAGTGAACATATTGTCATATTTTTGCTCAAGAAACTCAGCGCATAGGCGCTTGTGGCCTGTGAGTAATTGCTTGAGCATAGAAAATGCAGCGAACGAGACATCGCACTTGAGGACCTCAACGTAACAGAAAAGATTGAAGAACGCTTCCGAATGTAATATTAACTTGGCAAGTTCTTGGTAGCGGGTGCACTCGCTTAGCATTGAGTGACAGTCGTGCGCATTCTCCTCGTTCTCGTAGCTTAAAAAAACTATTAGGACATAGTTTGTTCTAATGTTTGCTACTTACCCGGCCATGAGTGAAAGAAGGATTTTAGGCTTTTTGCAGATATATTTTACAGTAATCGATGGAACGCCAATCGATCTTCTAAGCATATTGTTGAAGATCTGCACCACAGACTTCTTGTGCTTGCCGTTGGCATGTAAACTGCTTCCTATCATAGCCTAACCCTTCCAACATCAGTGACCATAGGATAATTTACAATAGCGAAACCAATTTGgttattttgatattttccaCCGTATTGAATAACTCTATTCCTAAAATCTATCGTAAGtctattaatttaaaaacatggAAGACGTCGGATGCAATTGTTCGCATGTTCAGACTCTTCGTTCAGACACGTGTCCGAAAGTAGCGTTGGACGCTGCGGTGAAAATTTGCTTGTTCGTAAATGGCGCCGTGAGATGAGTGCTTGCACCGATCCTAAACTGTTTCTAGGCCCAACCAGCTACGGCTGATCCATCCTTAAACGGGGGTTCCAAACGGGGTCGTAGCGGCCAAATTCGTTCAAAAGAGCACCGGGCCACCCAACCACCTGCCTACACCATAAAGCACGTCTTGACTCATCCGACGCATTACTCATGACTTGCCAAACCCAGCAAATGTACCCAACGGGGTTTGCAAttattgttttcctgttttggcTCCAAACAGAGCTTTCTAATGAGTTCCGTTCAAATACGTTTGCTGCATTTGCTTGGATATTTGCACCCAAACGACCTGAGGAGATTGGTATTTGGCCGAGCATAATCGCATTCGCGCATCTTCATGCTGCATTTGCTTAGACATCTCCACCACAATAAAATCACAATTAGAGAAACTGCGCATACATGTAGCTGCAACGGGCTATTGATGTTGCTAATTCGTCATGACGTCTTTCCGGCGAAACGAATCGAGACAAGACGTGGATGGAAAAGACGCTCTTTGAAGTGTGGCCGCTGTCGCAAGCCAATTGGTCCCATTGGATGCCCATTACACAAGTCTTTTTTGATTCTTACACTGAAGTTTCTTTATTCACAACAGCTAAAtctattaaatttttttttacttgatTTTGTTATTAAAACTCCCGGGAGTAGGTCTCTGGAGGTCTCTGGAAATTCCCGGGAGCTGGAGGAAGTGTTATTACTTCCGGCATCTGATATGAATTTAAAAAGTATAAAAGATAGATATAAAATATAGTACTAATAAATAAGACCTATTCTGggctttaaaaataaaaaaagtggATAAAAcgtaatgaaaaatgtgtgtacAAAATTACATGAATTGTGCTGCAAATAATATATCTTCGACAAATGTAAACATACGTTAATTGGTAcgttaaattttgaaacatcaGAACACTTGGTAAATGTTTTTAAGTAAGTGTCTGTACTATCATattttgtactttttcatATTGTTTGATATAAATATGTGAATATTATGTTTCGAAGACATTTTTGAGTGTTTGGTGAAGCAAATAT
This genomic interval carries:
- the LOC131214183 gene encoding protein Mo25-like; the encoded protein is MIGSSLHANGKHKKSVVQIFNNMLRRSIGVPSITVKYICKKPKILLSLMAGYENEENAHDCHSMLSECTRYQELAKLILHSEAFFNLFCYVEVLKCDVSFAAFSMLKQLLTGHKRLCAEFLEQKYDNMFTHYKQLLSSENYMIRRESVALLSTLLGDWYNVTIKRKYISDPDNLQLIVNMLSEKHRCVPHNAYDVLKLFVANPDKPRPIIDILVHNREKLNHYIFQVTTDRPEDAQPVAEKIGLIITITYLTSH